The Vicingus serpentipes genome includes the window TACACAATCTTTTTATGCTAAAAATTCACTTAATTGTTATTTCCAAAAAGTATCTGTGTTTATAAACGATAAAGGCTTTTTTTGTTGATTTATAACTCTTAATTTTGAGTAGAAATTTATTCATTTTAAATATAAAATTTATGTCAAACGCTTATTTTCAAGTACCAATGGCTGAGAACGAGCCTGTACAAGGTTATGCTCCCGGAAGTGAAGAAAAAGAAGAATTACAAGCTGCAATAGCTGAATTAAAATCTAACCCTATTGATGCTCCTATGGTTATAGGAGGAAAAGAAGTTAGGACAGGTAATACTGTTTCTATGCATCCTCCACACGATCATGCTTATAATTTAGGTAGTTTCCATATGGGAGATAAATCTCATGTAGAAGCTGCAATTAATGCTGCACTTACAGCTAAAAAAGAATGGGCAAATACGCCTTGGCAAGATAGAGCTGCTATCTTTTTAAAAGCAGCTGAATTATTAGCTGGTCCTTTTAGAGCAAGAATGAATGCTGCAACAATGCTTTGCCAAAGTAAAAATGCTTTTCAAGCTGAAATTGATGCTTCTTGTGAGTTAATTGACTTTTTTAGATACAATGTTCAATATATGACTGAGGTTTATGCTGAACAACCAGAATCTGCTCCAGGAATATGGAATAGATTAGAATATAGACCATTAGAAGGATTTATTTTTGCAATTACCCCATTCAACTTTACATCTATAGCAGCTAACTTATGCGCTGCTCCTGCAATGATGGGGAATGTTGTAGTTTGGAAACCGTCAGACACTCAAATCTATTCAGCACAAGTTATAATGGATTTGTTTAAGGCTGCTGGTTTACCTGATGGTGTTATTAATATGGTTTATTGTGATGGACCTGCTGCTGGTGATGTAGTATTTAACCACCCTGATTTTGCTGGGTTACATTTTACTGGTTCTACAGCTGTGTTTAAGCATTTATGGAAAACTATAGGTACAAACATTGATAAATACAAAACTTACCCTAGAATTGTAGGTGAAACAGGTGGTAAAGATTTTATTATTGCTCATAAATCTGCAAATGCAAAAGAAGTAGCTACTGGAATTTCTAGAGGTGCTTTCGAATTTCAAGGTCAAAAATGCTCTGCAGCATCTAGAGCGTATTTACCAAGTAATATTGCAAATGAAATTATAGAACAAGTTAAAACTGATGTAAACTCATTTAAAATGGGGAACCCAGAAGATTTTAGCAACTTTATTAATGCTGTAATTGATGAGCGTAGTTTTGATAAGATTGCTGGATTTATTGACTATGCTAAATCAAGTGATGATGCTGAAATAATTGCTGGTGGTAATTACGATAAATCAAAAGGATACTTTATCGAACCTACAGTAATTGTAACTAAAAATGTAAAGTTTAAAACAATGTGTGAAGAAATTTTCGGCCCCGTAATGACAATTTATATTTACGATGCTGATAAATTTGAAGAAACATTAGAGATTTTAGACCAAACATCTGAGTATGCTTTAACTGGAGCTATTTTCTCTACTTGTAGATATGCAATTGGTACAGCAACTAAAATGTTGGAAAACTGTGCTGGTAACTTTTACATAAACGACAAACCAACAGGTGCTGTTGTTGGTCAACAACCATTTGGAGGCGCTAGAGGTTCTGGAACAAATGATAAAGCTGGTGCTGCAATGAATTTATTACGTTGGGTTTCTGCTAGAACAATTAAAGAAACATTTGTCCCTGCAACAAATTATAGATATCCTTTTTTAGGGTAACCAATTAATAACGAAAATGAAAAGGCGAATAGTTTATTCGCCTTTTTTAAGTTTAACCTTTTATAAAAAAAATTACTATGAAAAAAATATTAATTCCTGTAGCAATAATTACTTCAGCTTTTTTTAGCTCATGTGGTGGAGAAAATCATGAAGCAAACGCAACAGAACAACTTCAATCAGGAAACAAAGAAGAAATTTGTTTTTATGAATATGATAAAGAATCTACAGCTACTGTTAAATGGACAGCCTTTAAAACTTCTGACAAAGTAGCTGTTGGAGGCACATTTAATAGCGTACTGATTAAAGCTGGTGAAAAATCAACCAAATTAACTGAGGTATTACAAACGATAACTTTTACAATACCTACAAAAAGTACTAATACAACTAATCCAGATAGAGATTCTAAAATTATTAATTCATTTTTTGGAAAAATGCTTAATACTGATTTAATTTTAGGTCACGCTAAAAGTGTTGAAGGTGATAATGAAAGTGGATCAATGACATTTTATTTAACATTAAATGATATTGAAAAAGAAGTTACTTTAGCTTATACTGTAATAGATACAACGGTTAAATTAACAGGAGAAATAGATATTAATAACTGGAATGCTGAAACTGCGCTTAAAGAATTAAATAAAGTATGTGAAGATTTACATAAAGGTGCTGATGGTGTAAGCGTAACATGGCCTAATGTTGAATTAGAAATTGAAGCTAAACTTTC containing:
- the pruA gene encoding L-glutamate gamma-semialdehyde dehydrogenase; this translates as MSNAYFQVPMAENEPVQGYAPGSEEKEELQAAIAELKSNPIDAPMVIGGKEVRTGNTVSMHPPHDHAYNLGSFHMGDKSHVEAAINAALTAKKEWANTPWQDRAAIFLKAAELLAGPFRARMNAATMLCQSKNAFQAEIDASCELIDFFRYNVQYMTEVYAEQPESAPGIWNRLEYRPLEGFIFAITPFNFTSIAANLCAAPAMMGNVVVWKPSDTQIYSAQVIMDLFKAAGLPDGVINMVYCDGPAAGDVVFNHPDFAGLHFTGSTAVFKHLWKTIGTNIDKYKTYPRIVGETGGKDFIIAHKSANAKEVATGISRGAFEFQGQKCSAASRAYLPSNIANEIIEQVKTDVNSFKMGNPEDFSNFINAVIDERSFDKIAGFIDYAKSSDDAEIIAGGNYDKSKGYFIEPTVIVTKNVKFKTMCEEIFGPVMTIYIYDADKFEETLEILDQTSEYALTGAIFSTCRYAIGTATKMLENCAGNFYINDKPTGAVVGQQPFGGARGSGTNDKAGAAMNLLRWVSARTIKETFVPATNYRYPFLG
- a CDS encoding YceI family protein — translated: MKKILIPVAIITSAFFSSCGGENHEANATEQLQSGNKEEICFYEYDKESTATVKWTAFKTSDKVAVGGTFNSVLIKAGEKSTKLTEVLQTITFTIPTKSTNTTNPDRDSKIINSFFGKMLNTDLILGHAKSVEGDNESGSMTFYLTLNDIEKEVTLAYTVIDTTVKLTGEIDINNWNAETALKELNKVCEDLHKGADGVSVTWPNVELEIEAKLSKRCH